In the Desulfitobacterium hafniense DCB-2 genome, GCGGCAGTACCCGTTTAACGACTTGAGGAAGGATAATGCGGCGCATGAGCTGACCATAGGTCATGCCCAAAGCCCTGGCTCCCTCATATTGCCCACGTTCGATAGACTGAATTCCCGCCCGGAAAATTTCTGCAAAATAAGCGGCATAATTCAGGACGAAAGCCAGTATGGCGGCTTGAAAATCTGTGAGAATAAGAATTTCCCCAATAACCGGAATAAAGGGCAGGCCAAAATAGACAAATAAGAGCTGAAGCATGAGAGGGGTGCCTCTAAAAACCCATATATAGACCCCTATCGCTGAGCGAAGCACTCCAAACCGGGATATACGGCCCAGGCTAAGCATCAATCCCAAGGGTACGGACATGACGATGGTGACGAAGAACATTTTTAAAGTGACTGCTGTACCGTTTAACATGGGGCCCAGTATTTGCAAAATATAGTCCATGACTTCTCTCCTCATGAGTTTTCAAAGGGTAGGGAGCGCCTCTATGCCAGGAGGCGTTCCCTACCCTTCCCTTGGTTCCTGTTACTTGACGATATCTTCTCCGAACCACTTCTTGGAGATTTCAGCGGACTTACCGTCCGCCTTCATGGCATCCAAGGCCCCTTGAAGCTTGCCTAAAAGCTCGGTGTCATCTTTGCGCAAACCAACACCGTATTCTTCTTCGCCAAAATTATCCTCAATAGCTGCAAACGTGCCCGGCTTTTTGTTCATGTAATACTTTAAAACAACTTCATCCCCAACCACAGCCTCAACCCGGCCGATGGACAATTCATTTAAAACCGCCACAAAGTCCGCATAGGTTCTTAACTCCTTAAAGGTGCCTGTCACTTCGGGTTCGGCATTGAGGGCATCCACACTGGAGCTTCCTTCCTGGGTACCGACGACCTTACCGGCTAAATCTGCTTTGGTCTTAATGTCTGAACCGGACAGAACAACGACGATCTGACGATTGGCCATATAGGGCTTGGAAAAAGCTATTTTCTCCAATCTTTCTTTGGTGATGGTCAGCCCGTTCCAAATCATATCAATCTTTTTGCTGTTAAGCTCCACTTCTTTACTGTTCCAGTCGATGGGCTTGAACTCAACTTCCATATCCAGGCGTGAGGCCACTTCTTTGGCCATATCCACATCGAAGCCCACCAGATTGCCGCCGTCATCTCTAA is a window encoding:
- a CDS encoding amino acid ABC transporter permease, yielding MDYILQILGPMLNGTAVTLKMFFVTIVMSVPLGLMLSLGRISRFGVLRSAIGVYIWVFRGTPLMLQLLFVYFGLPFIPVIGEILILTDFQAAILAFVLNYAAYFAEIFRAGIQSIERGQYEGARALGMTYGQLMRRIILPQVVKRVLPPVSNETITLVKDTSLIYVLAMNDLLRTTRALVQRDFTMTPFIVAGVFYLLMTLVLTWGFQRLEKRYAAYDE
- a CDS encoding amino acid ABC transporter substrate-binding protein: MKKWVAVAMTVLMSGLLLAGCGSSSSAGDANEPGKANTEPEKGAVQQKIVIGLDDTFAPMGFRDDGGNLVGFDVDMAKEVASRLDMEVEFKPIDWNSKEVELNSKKIDMIWNGLTITKERLEKIAFSKPYMANRQIVVVLSGSDIKTKADLAGKVVGTQEGSSSVDALNAEPEVTGTFKELRTYADFVAVLNELSIGRVEAVVGDEVVLKYYMNKKPGTFAAIEDNFGEEEYGVGLRKDDTELLGKLQGALDAMKADGKSAEISKKWFGEDIVK